A genome region from Microcella alkaliphila includes the following:
- a CDS encoding squalene cyclase yields MAADTRDSLDPSLIDWMLATDPALAWQVERDLLGAPEDMWQATRARVATDGLGARMLAHQDPDGQWAGGAYFPGGFDFHGPEAAPGAGQPWTATTWSLNTLREWGLDASALAGTAEKLDANSRWEYDDLPYWGGEVDACINGFTLANGAWLGAEGSTRSSFHSTLNALKGILDWEIRTGDDRLREVRHRGEQYLLTRRLLYRASTGEKVGPWVDLFGYPFRHVYTALNALDYLRRAFLHDGVPPDERAADTVAIVRDARQGDGTWLQGRRYAGAVWFEIDVPVGRPRSPVNS; encoded by the coding sequence ATGGCCGCCGACACCCGAGACTCTCTCGACCCGTCACTCATCGACTGGATGCTCGCCACCGACCCGGCGCTGGCCTGGCAGGTCGAACGCGACCTGCTCGGCGCGCCGGAGGATATGTGGCAGGCCACGCGGGCGCGGGTCGCGACCGATGGGCTAGGGGCGCGGATGCTCGCCCACCAAGACCCCGACGGCCAGTGGGCGGGTGGCGCCTACTTTCCGGGCGGCTTCGACTTTCACGGCCCCGAGGCCGCGCCCGGCGCGGGTCAGCCCTGGACCGCCACGACGTGGTCGCTGAACACCCTGCGCGAGTGGGGTCTCGACGCGTCGGCGCTCGCCGGCACGGCCGAGAAGCTCGACGCGAACAGTCGGTGGGAGTACGACGACCTGCCCTACTGGGGTGGCGAGGTTGACGCGTGCATCAACGGCTTTACGCTCGCCAACGGCGCCTGGCTCGGCGCCGAGGGCTCGACGCGCTCCAGCTTTCACTCGACCCTGAACGCGCTGAAGGGCATTCTCGACTGGGAGATCCGCACCGGCGACGACCGGCTGCGCGAGGTGCGGCACCGCGGCGAGCAGTACCTGCTCACCCGGCGCCTGCTGTACCGCGCGTCGACGGGGGAGAAGGTCGGCCCCTGGGTCGACCTCTTCGGTTACCCCTTCCGGCACGTGTACACGGCGCTCAATGCGCTCGACTACCTGCGCCGGGCATTCCTGCATGACGGCGTTCCACCCGATGAGCGCGCCGCCGACACGGTCGCGATCGTGCGCGATGCCCGCCAGGGCGACGGCACGTGGCTGCAGGGCAGGCGCTATGCGGGCGCCGTGTGGTTCGAGATCGACGTGCCCGTCGGCCGACCCCGCAGCCCGGTGAACTCCTGA
- a CDS encoding aldo/keto reductase, with protein sequence MPELNDGTTLPDIGFGTYPLRGEEGTAAVLSALSLGYRLIDTAVNYQNEDAVGRAIAETPVPRDEIIVATKVPGRDHGYDETLRSFDGSMERLGLDVLDLYLIHWPNPNVDKYVDAWRAMVRLREEGRVRSIGVSNFTADYLTRVAEETGVMPSVNQVELHPFFPQEELRAFHSEHGVVTEAWSPLGKAAPVKESAPVASAAAAHGVTPAQVILRWHQQIGSLPIPKSGNPERQRENLELGGFTLSDAEVSAITALGRPDGRLFGGDPETHEEM encoded by the coding sequence ATGCCTGAATTGAACGACGGAACGACCCTGCCCGATATCGGCTTCGGCACGTACCCGCTGCGCGGCGAGGAGGGAACGGCCGCGGTGCTGAGCGCCCTTTCGCTCGGCTACCGCCTCATCGACACGGCCGTGAACTACCAGAACGAGGATGCTGTGGGTCGCGCCATCGCAGAAACTCCCGTTCCGCGCGACGAGATCATCGTCGCCACAAAGGTGCCGGGCCGCGATCACGGTTACGACGAGACGCTGCGCTCGTTCGACGGCTCGATGGAGCGGCTCGGACTCGACGTGCTCGACCTGTACCTGATCCACTGGCCGAACCCGAACGTCGACAAGTACGTCGACGCGTGGCGCGCGATGGTGCGCCTGCGCGAGGAGGGCCGCGTGCGCTCGATCGGCGTCTCCAACTTCACGGCCGACTACCTGACGCGCGTCGCCGAGGAGACCGGCGTCATGCCGTCGGTCAACCAGGTCGAGCTTCACCCGTTCTTCCCGCAGGAGGAGCTGCGCGCCTTCCACTCCGAGCACGGCGTCGTCACCGAGGCCTGGAGCCCGCTCGGCAAGGCTGCTCCCGTAAAGGAGTCGGCACCGGTCGCGTCGGCGGCCGCGGCGCACGGGGTGACGCCCGCCCAGGTGATCTTGCGCTGGCACCAGCAGATCGGCTCACTGCCGATCCCGAAGTCGGGCAACCCGGAGCGGCAGCGCGAGAACCTCGAGCTCGGGGGCTTCACCCTGAGCGACGCCGAGGTGTCGGCGATCACCGCGCTCGGCCGGCCCGACGGGCGCCTGTTCGGTGGCGACCCGGAGACCCACGAAGAGATGTAG
- a CDS encoding dihydrofolate reductase family protein: protein MAKSSRIIYSVIASLDGYMTDADGDFSWAFPSEEAVASLTADLAGVSTFLYGRRMYETMRGWETDPTYAEGSPASAEFAAAWTAAEKVVFSRTLDRVDTSRTRLERALSRELVERLRTESEGDLTIEGPTLAADAFRLGLVDVVEVMLCPVIIGGGLPIFPDGVRLDLTLTNEKRFENGFVQLSYARRD, encoded by the coding sequence ATGGCGAAGTCGTCACGCATCATCTACTCGGTCATCGCGTCCCTGGACGGCTATATGACGGATGCGGACGGCGACTTCTCGTGGGCGTTTCCGTCGGAGGAGGCGGTCGCCTCACTTACTGCCGACCTCGCGGGCGTCAGCACGTTCCTGTACGGGCGGCGAATGTACGAAACGATGCGCGGGTGGGAGACCGACCCGACGTATGCCGAGGGTTCGCCCGCCTCGGCGGAGTTCGCCGCCGCGTGGACTGCGGCCGAGAAGGTCGTCTTCTCGCGAACACTCGATCGGGTCGACACGAGCCGAACGCGCCTGGAGCGCGCCCTGAGCCGAGAGCTCGTCGAGCGACTGCGTACGGAATCCGAGGGCGACCTCACGATTGAGGGGCCGACGCTTGCCGCCGACGCGTTTCGCCTGGGCCTCGTCGACGTCGTCGAGGTCATGCTCTGCCCGGTGATCATCGGCGGCGGCCTGCCCATCTTTCCCGACGGCGTGCGCCTCGACCTGACCCTGACCAACGAGAAGCGGTTCGAGAACGGCTTCGTGCAGCTGTCGTACGCACGCCGCGACTAG
- a CDS encoding cupin domain-containing protein, translated as METDEGPRVIRRSDGDVTGEPGSLDRFIVESAASGGRVALVEHTLAPRVLAAPVHRHSREDEYSVVLAGTLGVIDEGVEVTATVGDVVVKPRGRWHTFWNAGDDELRVLEIIVPGGLEQMFRLLAEPGGEYSPETLPALAAEYGAEVDFEATMPLVERHGLVL; from the coding sequence ATGGAGACCGACGAGGGTCCACGCGTCATCCGCCGCAGCGACGGAGACGTTACCGGCGAGCCGGGATCACTCGATCGCTTCATCGTCGAGAGCGCGGCGAGCGGGGGCCGAGTCGCCCTCGTCGAGCACACTCTGGCGCCGCGCGTGCTGGCAGCCCCGGTGCATCGGCATTCTCGCGAAGACGAGTACTCGGTGGTGCTCGCCGGCACGCTCGGTGTCATCGACGAGGGCGTCGAGGTGACCGCGACGGTCGGTGATGTCGTCGTGAAGCCACGAGGGCGCTGGCACACGTTCTGGAACGCCGGCGACGACGAGCTGCGCGTCCTCGAGATCATCGTGCCGGGCGGGCTCGAGCAGATGTTCCGGCTCTTGGCCGAGCCGGGCGGCGAGTACTCGCCGGAGACGCTTCCTGCCCTGGCGGCCGAATACGGTGCGGAGGTCGACTTCGAGGCGACGATGCCGCTCGTCGAGCGCCACGGGCTCGTCCTCTAG
- a CDS encoding GNAT family N-acetyltransferase: MAAIPTLRDGATLLRPIRARDARILERELVGNRAWLRPWEATSPNQNLAWDTKGSIRGLLQQARAGSGLPFVIECDGEFAGQLNVSQMTYGSLASATLGYWVAERFAGRGLTPTAVALATDHLFFSVGLHRMEICIRPENAPSLRVVEKLGFRYEGLRRRFIHIDGDWRDHFCFALTVEEVPVGVLQRWKQGRVPEHVADVPEVDRIAARRGLRLP, from the coding sequence ATGGCCGCCATTCCCACGCTGCGCGACGGCGCGACGCTGTTGCGTCCGATTCGGGCTCGGGATGCGCGCATCCTGGAACGCGAACTGGTCGGCAACCGTGCGTGGTTGCGCCCGTGGGAGGCGACCAGCCCCAATCAGAACCTCGCCTGGGATACGAAGGGCAGCATCCGTGGCCTGTTGCAGCAGGCGCGCGCCGGCAGCGGTTTGCCGTTCGTCATCGAGTGTGACGGCGAGTTCGCCGGCCAGCTGAACGTCTCGCAGATGACGTACGGCTCGCTCGCGTCGGCGACGCTCGGCTACTGGGTTGCCGAGCGGTTCGCGGGGCGCGGGCTGACCCCGACCGCGGTGGCGCTCGCGACCGACCATCTGTTTTTCTCGGTGGGCCTGCACCGCATGGAGATCTGCATCCGACCCGAGAACGCGCCGTCGCTTCGCGTGGTCGAAAAGCTCGGGTTTCGCTACGAAGGGCTGCGGCGCCGGTTCATCCACATCGACGGCGACTGGCGCGACCACTTCTGCTTTGCGCTGACCGTCGAGGAGGTTCCGGTGGGAGTGCTGCAGCGCTGGAAGCAGGGCCGCGTGCCCGAGCACGTCGCCGACGTGCCCGAGGTCGACCGCATCGCGGCGCGCCGAGGCTTGCGCCTGCCGTAG